A genomic segment from Tuwongella immobilis encodes:
- a CDS encoding alpha/beta hydrolase family protein: MRWMMSGVGVVVAMLGAFGQIPSPIPSPSSKPKPDANAGQDAPPNASSKPKPDANSGQDANSGPGANAAVGEATPRGRAMIRAWMRAQADQVAKACLADVKTLAQWQAKRPELKRQLFEMMGLDPLPAKTDLRVTIVEKLDQPKYTIEKLHFQSMPGVYVTGNLYIPKPAPKHAPTILYVCGHADIQKNGVFFGNKTADAYQAYPARFAEQGYVALAIDTLQLGEIRGLHHGTYRLGMWWWPSLGYTPAGIELWNAIRALDYLETRPEVDAKRFGVTGRSGGGATSWWLAAADERIQCAVPVAGIADMIAQLSEGIEPRLKEGVIAGHCDCMFFVNTYRWDFAQVAAMIAPRPLLLGNSDADPIFPVPGYRRLADQVRPLYALHQAADHFALLETVGVHQDTPALQQGTFDWFQRWLKNDPTKVTVTPFVPMPPEKLKVVTAIPADSINATLHEQFRKPANWEIPSENVAAWWNERSQSARNQLRRQVFRNWPVGDALPKCVPAGEMIHDGIRLQAFDLTTEPGIELRLWLMMAETVKQPKFVVMNALDDREFVEWCADLGAPFAPLLQSKVDTDDAARRKTQRQLSQQFQLAMAAIVPRGMGPTRWAKIGSVDETQMRRRFPLIGQSWEGQQVWDIQAALRALQQIPSCKDVPRWVQGHRDLAVLALYAGMDDPLVKRFDLWNPPTSHRTGAHLLNVLTICDVPQAMAMALPKKVIVYVEDAMQEARWDWVRRLQTAIGQTGFSVRIVPAKK, encoded by the coding sequence ATGCGATGGATGATGAGCGGAGTTGGTGTGGTTGTGGCGATGCTCGGGGCGTTTGGGCAGATTCCGAGTCCGATTCCGAGTCCGAGTTCCAAGCCGAAGCCGGATGCGAATGCGGGGCAGGATGCGCCCCCGAATGCGAGTTCCAAGCCGAAGCCGGATGCGAATTCGGGGCAGGATGCGAATTCGGGGCCGGGTGCGAATGCGGCGGTGGGGGAGGCGACGCCGCGGGGGCGGGCGATGATTCGCGCGTGGATGCGAGCGCAGGCGGATCAGGTGGCGAAGGCGTGTTTGGCGGATGTGAAAACGCTGGCGCAATGGCAGGCGAAGCGGCCCGAGCTCAAACGGCAACTCTTTGAAATGATGGGGCTGGATCCGTTGCCCGCGAAGACGGATCTGCGGGTGACGATTGTCGAGAAGCTCGATCAGCCGAAATACACCATCGAAAAATTGCATTTTCAGTCGATGCCGGGTGTGTATGTCACCGGCAATTTGTACATTCCCAAGCCGGCACCCAAGCATGCTCCGACAATTTTGTATGTCTGCGGGCATGCCGATATTCAAAAGAATGGCGTCTTTTTCGGCAACAAGACGGCGGATGCCTATCAAGCCTATCCCGCGCGATTTGCGGAGCAGGGGTATGTGGCGTTGGCCATTGATACGCTGCAATTGGGGGAAATTCGCGGGCTGCATCACGGGACGTATCGGCTGGGCATGTGGTGGTGGCCGTCGTTGGGATACACACCAGCGGGAATCGAATTGTGGAACGCGATTCGGGCATTGGATTATCTGGAGACTCGCCCCGAGGTGGATGCCAAGCGGTTTGGCGTGACGGGGCGGTCGGGCGGTGGCGCGACATCCTGGTGGCTGGCGGCGGCGGATGAGCGGATTCAGTGCGCGGTGCCGGTGGCGGGGATTGCGGATATGATCGCTCAATTGAGCGAGGGAATCGAGCCGCGACTGAAAGAAGGCGTGATTGCGGGGCATTGCGATTGCATGTTTTTCGTCAACACGTATCGCTGGGATTTTGCCCAAGTTGCCGCCATGATTGCGCCGCGTCCGCTGCTGCTGGGCAATAGCGATGCGGATCCGATTTTCCCGGTGCCGGGCTATCGTCGCCTCGCGGATCAGGTGCGGCCACTGTATGCGCTGCATCAGGCGGCCGACCACTTCGCGTTGCTGGAAACCGTTGGTGTGCATCAGGATACGCCCGCATTGCAGCAAGGGACATTCGACTGGTTCCAGCGTTGGCTGAAGAATGATCCGACGAAGGTGACGGTGACGCCGTTTGTGCCGATGCCGCCAGAGAAGTTGAAGGTGGTGACGGCGATTCCGGCCGATTCCATCAATGCGACGCTGCACGAGCAATTTCGCAAGCCGGCGAACTGGGAGATTCCGAGCGAGAATGTCGCGGCGTGGTGGAATGAGCGCAGTCAATCGGCACGCAACCAGCTACGCCGCCAGGTCTTCCGCAATTGGCCGGTGGGCGATGCGTTGCCGAAGTGCGTTCCGGCAGGCGAGATGATTCACGATGGCATCCGCTTGCAGGCGTTCGATCTGACCACCGAGCCGGGCATCGAACTCCGCTTGTGGCTGATGATGGCGGAGACGGTGAAACAGCCGAAATTCGTGGTTATGAATGCGCTCGATGATCGGGAATTCGTCGAATGGTGTGCCGATTTGGGGGCACCGTTTGCGCCGCTGTTGCAGTCGAAAGTCGATACCGATGATGCGGCCCGTCGCAAGACGCAACGTCAATTGAGCCAACAGTTTCAGTTGGCAATGGCGGCGATTGTGCCACGCGGAATGGGGCCGACTCGGTGGGCGAAGATCGGCAGTGTGGACGAAACGCAGATGCGCCGGCGATTTCCGCTCATCGGCCAATCCTGGGAAGGGCAGCAGGTCTGGGATATTCAGGCCGCGTTGCGAGCGTTGCAGCAGATTCCCAGCTGCAAAGACGTGCCGCGCTGGGTGCAGGGGCACCGCGATTTGGCCGTGCTGGCACTTTATGCCGGAATGGACGATCCGCTGGTGAAGCGTTTCGATCTGTGGAATCCGCCGACGAGTCATCGCACGGGAGCGCATTTGCTGAATGTGCTGACCATCTGCGATGTGCCCCAGGCGATGGCGATGGCGCTACCCAAAAAAGTGATTGTCTATGTGGAGGATGCGATGCAGGAGGCGCGCTGGGATTGGGTGAGGCGATTGCAAACGGCCATCGGGCAGACTGGCTTCAGCGTGCGGATTGTGCCAGCCAAGAAGTGA
- a CDS encoding DUF6882 domain-containing protein, with translation MRANLPNLRLCTVIASCDKQMQLADLLESEPWHLNVYAGFLSFDNRYRWHVQLLGTESLASGSWLWAWANTESKIPGHLLVASLALKAYGEQHGIPELTTPQLPLDQINGNTIGLLASSICEANAFYRCPYEGGALYVLIMDESFPKCTEPPLHQLATVFPQAIASLEIPDHRLALIGYLDHYELGYEQDGEKVVVRENGEPVLTATFDEQNRLTNLEATIKPHPRY, from the coding sequence GTGCGTGCCAACTTACCTAATCTCCGTCTCTGCACCGTTATCGCTTCCTGCGACAAACAGATGCAGCTTGCCGATCTTCTCGAAAGTGAGCCTTGGCACCTCAACGTGTATGCCGGTTTTCTCTCCTTCGACAATCGGTATCGCTGGCACGTTCAACTCCTTGGCACGGAGTCGTTAGCATCCGGCTCTTGGCTCTGGGCATGGGCCAACACCGAAAGCAAAATCCCCGGCCACCTGCTCGTCGCCAGCCTCGCCCTTAAAGCCTACGGCGAGCAGCACGGCATCCCGGAACTCACCACACCGCAACTCCCGCTTGACCAGATCAATGGCAATACAATCGGCCTGCTCGCCTCCAGCATCTGCGAAGCGAACGCCTTTTACCGCTGTCCGTATGAGGGCGGGGCGTTGTACGTCCTCATCATGGACGAGAGCTTCCCGAAGTGTACCGAGCCGCCGTTGCACCAGTTGGCCACAGTGTTCCCGCAGGCGATTGCATCGCTCGAAATCCCTGACCATCGACTCGCACTGATCGGCTACCTCGACCACTACGAGTTGGGCTATGAGCAGGACGGCGAGAAGGTGGTGGTGCGGGAGAACGGCGAGCCGGTGCTGACGGCGACGTTCGATGAGCAGAACCGGCTCACGAATCTTGAGGCCACGATTAAGCCTCATCCAAGATATTGA
- a CDS encoding SMI1/KNR4 family protein, translated as MMTPFDELLELLPPPSHPVAAGGDWSAVEASLGLTLPRDYKNFISHYGAGVISGTILIGNPFVRPVPARAFWENWVDIYRDIAKYGTKISYDLYPDCPGLLPCGSYADVNIINWLTDTSPDRWKLIYFSHSAGFFDLETISLAQFLVQLLTGTTTLPSNVMSPRLAAQPKYFLPVDLEV; from the coding sequence ATGATGACCCCATTCGACGAACTGCTTGAGTTGTTGCCGCCTCCCTCTCATCCAGTGGCAGCAGGAGGGGATTGGTCAGCGGTTGAAGCCTCACTCGGCTTGACTCTGCCCCGCGACTACAAGAACTTTATATCGCATTATGGAGCGGGCGTAATATCGGGTACGATTTTGATTGGCAATCCCTTTGTAAGGCCCGTACCCGCTCGGGCGTTCTGGGAGAACTGGGTTGACATCTATCGAGATATCGCAAAATATGGTACTAAGATTTCGTATGATTTGTACCCAGATTGTCCTGGGCTTCTTCCGTGTGGTAGTTACGCCGATGTGAACATCATTAATTGGTTGACTGACACAAGTCCAGATCGGTGGAAGCTGATCTACTTCAGTCACTCGGCAGGATTTTTTGACCTGGAAACCATCTCACTCGCCCAGTTCCTCGTGCAACTTTTAACGGGAACGACGACTCTTCCCTCCAATGTCATGAGTCCCCGCCTCGCTGCGCAACCGAAGTATTTTTTGCCGGTTGATCTTGAAGTTTAG
- a CDS encoding DNA/RNA non-specific endonuclease codes for MGRPTGIRARLNKRTILEGGSDATVDPPGWDTRINVLYPNTLARGHLLAQDLGGSGDKYTNIVALCQRTANLQMKSIEQRVKKQVNALDGCYVDYEVEPLYHGSDKIPYAIRIRATSVDLTSPYCWIEESAWNNPIPNETNPYKCKGAT; via the coding sequence ATGGGCAGACCTACCGGGATTCGTGCTAGACTTAACAAGCGGACAATTCTTGAAGGTGGGTCTGACGCTACTGTTGATCCGCCCGGCTGGGATACGAGAATTAACGTGTTGTATCCGAATACGCTTGCACGGGGACACTTGTTGGCTCAAGATCTTGGCGGTTCTGGTGATAAATATACGAATATCGTTGCGTTATGCCAACGTACAGCCAATCTGCAGATGAAGTCAATCGAGCAACGTGTGAAGAAACAGGTTAACGCCCTCGACGGATGCTATGTCGATTACGAAGTCGAGCCGCTCTATCATGGTAGCGATAAGATTCCATATGCCATCCGGATTCGAGCTACCTCTGTCGATCTAACATCGCCTTATTGTTGGATTGAGGAATCGGCCTGGAACAACCCCATACCCAACGAAACGAACCCCTACAAATGCAAGGGGGCGACGTGA
- a CDS encoding HAD family hydrolase, with translation MSILLFDIDGTLIRTSGAGKSAMEAALAGVFAVTELRDEVSYSGRTDPAIGLDLLRVHGIDPTDAHNDLLHSAYLQHLPTSLERFGGTVLPGIREVMGLLHGHPDVRLGLLTGNSYHGAQAKLMHFGLWHYFRFGGFGDGRHDRDDVARDALAAAQQYLNGPVDPETVYVIGDTPLDIRCARAIGAKAVAVATGWHPRSELAEHQPDWLFDDFSQASELVALWLGVR, from the coding sequence ATGTCAATCCTGCTGTTTGATATTGATGGCACGTTGATCCGTACCTCCGGGGCGGGGAAATCGGCCATGGAAGCGGCCCTTGCGGGGGTCTTTGCTGTCACCGAATTGCGAGATGAAGTCTCGTATAGCGGACGGACCGATCCGGCGATTGGATTGGATCTGCTTCGTGTGCATGGGATCGATCCCACCGATGCCCACAATGACTTGCTGCATTCGGCGTATTTGCAGCATTTGCCGACGTCGCTGGAGCGGTTTGGCGGCACCGTGTTGCCGGGCATCCGCGAGGTCATGGGGTTGCTTCATGGGCATCCCGACGTGCGGCTGGGGCTGCTCACCGGCAATTCCTATCACGGAGCGCAGGCCAAGTTGATGCACTTTGGTCTGTGGCATTACTTCCGATTCGGCGGCTTTGGCGATGGTCGCCACGATCGGGACGATGTCGCCCGGGATGCGTTGGCGGCGGCTCAGCAGTATCTCAATGGGCCGGTCGATCCCGAAACCGTGTATGTCATTGGTGATACGCCGTTGGATATTCGCTGTGCCCGAGCCATTGGCGCGAAAGCGGTTGCAGTGGCGACAGGCTGGCATCCACGCTCGGAATTGGCCGAGCATCAACCCGATTGGCTGTTTGATGATTTCTCCCAGGCCAGCGAATTGGTCGCCCTCTGGCTCGGCGTTCGTTAA
- a CDS encoding BPL-N domain-containing protein: MISRKHFPIIGLRLATLGILLLGVCGISRVPSAAIAEPKAENPPIRIGFFTVEKEAKTTREFADRLAKHPGFDVTRLTGETIRSGKLAGIDVVIFPGGSGSAQGKALEAEGREIVRDFVRNGGGYIGICAGAYLASADYDWSLAILDAKVIDRTHWARGWGDVDLKTTSAGCSILGLKPNRDRVHYHQGPLLAPAARAEIPDFTPLAIYEGEIAKNGAPKGVMPGTTAMASSEFGKGRVIAISPHPERSPGMEQVIPQAIGWVLRRPVPAPGRLEPAKQPESKPTSDAPKVSKPAETKPK, translated from the coding sequence ATGATTTCGCGGAAGCACTTTCCCATCATTGGGTTGCGATTGGCCACGCTGGGGATTCTGCTGCTTGGCGTGTGCGGGATTTCGCGGGTGCCAAGTGCGGCGATTGCGGAACCGAAGGCCGAGAATCCGCCGATTCGGATTGGCTTTTTCACCGTAGAGAAAGAGGCCAAGACGACTCGCGAGTTTGCCGATCGATTGGCGAAACATCCGGGATTCGATGTGACGCGGCTGACCGGCGAAACGATTCGCTCGGGCAAACTCGCGGGAATTGATGTCGTGATTTTCCCCGGCGGGTCGGGCAGTGCCCAGGGCAAAGCCTTGGAAGCCGAGGGGCGGGAGATTGTCCGCGATTTCGTTCGCAACGGCGGCGGGTACATCGGCATTTGTGCCGGGGCGTATCTGGCGAGTGCGGATTATGACTGGTCGCTGGCGATTCTGGATGCCAAAGTCATCGACCGCACACACTGGGCACGCGGCTGGGGCGATGTCGACCTGAAAACCACCTCCGCCGGCTGTTCGATTCTGGGTCTGAAGCCGAATCGGGATCGCGTGCATTACCATCAGGGGCCGTTGCTGGCCCCCGCGGCTCGTGCGGAGATCCCGGATTTCACGCCGCTGGCCATTTACGAAGGCGAAATCGCCAAGAATGGAGCCCCCAAAGGGGTGATGCCGGGCACCACCGCCATGGCCAGCAGCGAATTTGGCAAGGGGCGTGTCATCGCCATCAGCCCGCACCCGGAACGATCGCCGGGAATGGAGCAGGTGATTCCGCAGGCCATTGGTTGGGTGCTGCGTCGCCCAGTCCCAGCTCCGGGTCGATTGGAGCCTGCAAAACAGCCCGAATCCAAGCCCACATCGGACGCGCCAAAAGTGAGTAAACCGGCAGAAACCAAGCCGAAATAA
- a CDS encoding FAD-binding domain-containing protein yields MKLDWETDRSPDQCNQALAEWFADEFEGEPTEPPLPGGRQAALAALQQYDASHYGKSRNFLDAPVSQLAIYLRHGMLTMPEVRDEMRRRYAGSPHVIEEFLRQLAWRDFFEHALEYYGAALQDDLEPAKHSVPRDNRLPTDIANGTTGLPCIDGMLAELFETGYLHNHERLWFAAYFCHYRGLDWKAGAELFRQYLLDGDWASNSASWQWVESTFASKPYFMNQENIAHYSNKRWCQGCKVVCPFKGSYEQLQVKLFDRGRAPLAVVPGKEGRS; encoded by the coding sequence ATGAAACTCGATTGGGAAACCGACCGCTCGCCCGACCAGTGCAATCAGGCACTGGCGGAGTGGTTTGCGGATGAATTCGAGGGCGAGCCGACCGAGCCGCCCCTGCCCGGTGGCCGTCAGGCAGCGCTCGCCGCGTTGCAGCAATATGATGCCAGCCACTACGGCAAAAGTCGCAATTTTCTGGATGCCCCCGTCTCCCAATTGGCCATCTATCTGCGTCACGGCATGCTGACCATGCCCGAAGTCCGCGACGAGATGCGCCGCCGCTACGCTGGCTCACCCCATGTCATCGAAGAATTCCTGCGGCAGCTCGCCTGGCGCGATTTCTTCGAACATGCCCTGGAATACTACGGCGCGGCCCTGCAGGACGATCTGGAACCCGCCAAGCATTCCGTCCCGCGAGACAATCGCCTGCCCACCGACATCGCCAACGGCACCACGGGCCTGCCCTGCATCGATGGCATGCTTGCCGAATTGTTCGAGACGGGATATTTGCACAATCACGAACGACTCTGGTTCGCGGCGTATTTCTGCCATTATCGCGGGTTGGACTGGAAAGCCGGCGCGGAATTATTTCGGCAATATCTGCTCGATGGCGACTGGGCGAGCAACTCCGCCTCCTGGCAGTGGGTCGAAAGCACCTTCGCCAGCAAGCCGTATTTCATGAACCAAGAAAATATCGCCCACTATTCCAACAAACGCTGGTGCCAGGGGTGCAAAGTCGTCTGCCCCTTCAAAGGCAGCTACGAACAGCTTCAGGTGAAATTATTCGATCGCGGCCGTGCCCCGTTGGCCGTCGTTCCCGGTAAGGAGGGGCGATCATGA